The Lineus longissimus chromosome 6, tnLinLong1.2, whole genome shotgun sequence sequence TTCATATTGTGCAAACTTACCAAGCGTTAGAGGGCTAAAAATGACTGCTCCTCACAGAAATAAAGACATAGTAAGAAAGATAAATCTAGAAAAGGACTTGAAATGTTGAACTAAAAACAGAATAGAAGGCAGAAAGGGGTCTTCCCAACCAAAAACAAGGACTAAAGTGACCTGGAATCCAGAGATGGGACAGAGAACCAGTTTAGGGTTCCATGTCCCTTACAAAGTGCTGAAGTGTGGGAAatttaaactgaaaatgtaaaatggcCATTACATACCGGCTCCCTAATTGTGTAGTGTTACACAATTACAATAATAGCAACAACATTTTAAGTTTGCACCAAACAAATATCGACCGGAGACCAGAGACCACTCAAACACCAGAGACCAGAGATCACTCAACATGAAATCTGTAGTTAAGGACAAGATACATACAAGTACATGATATTACAAACAGCAAGCTTGCTTAATACTAAAGTGATCTTTAGGAACCAACAACTCACTGAAACCTAGTGAGTGATACAATGTTAAAGAAACGATAATAAAGCAAAGGGACGAACTTGTCCAATTTTGGGAAGAAAAACACAGAATGCAAGGTTCCAAAACATCACCATAGACAATCAATTTAACCTCAACATAGAATGTGATCCCAAATACCAAAATATAGTCCCAGATAACCATGGCATAAACAACTACTTGCACAAGGCAACAGCGATAAACTTTAGTTCAATGCtacaactttcaaatgtctCAGAAACCACTAATTCACAAACATTGCCCAAGAAGATTGATCTGATCTCCAAGAAACAAACCATAACTTAGTTGATAACAGAATCTATAGACGCGCGTCAAATATAGTTCACCACCAAACTAAACTTGTCTCTAACAGACATACCGAACAGTAGATTGAACCTAgtctaaccaaaacatttaaacATTATAGGTTATCAAATTAAACTCAATGCTCATAAACTGTGAGTCTTCACAAAACATTCAAGTACAATACAATATAAGGTATAAGCATTTATTACAACACTCTTAAAAACACCACTACCCAATTAAGAGATTTAAAGTGTCCTGGATATTTCATCCTTCAATCAACCAACGTGTTGCTTAGTCCATTTCTAAGATAACGCACAGTTTTATGATTGGCCTGACCAAGATATTTGATTGAGTTTTGACCTTAACACTGCGAACGTGCCCATGTCTATCAGGCATCACTTCTAGAACCCTACCCAGTGACCAAGAGTTGCGCGGTGCTTGACTGTCCACTAAAATCACAATGTCATTGACGGCGATGTTTCGACGCTCAGACAACCACTTCTGTCTCTCTTGAAGCAAGGTCAGATATTCCTTGGACCACCTTTTCCAGAAAAGGTCTGCGAGGTACTGGATTTGCCTCCAACGCCTCCGACAGTAATTGTCATCCTTACTAAACAAACCCGGCGGCAAGTTTGGTGTGACTTTCATCAGCAATAAGTGATTAGGCGTCAGTGCCTCTAAATCATTACATTGATCTGATGCCCTTGTTATAGGTCTATCGTTGATAATGGCCTCTACTTCGCACATGACTGTCCTCAGTCCTTCATCAGTAGTTACACTTTGCTCCTTCAGCACACCAAACAAACATTTTCGGACTGTCCTGATCTATCTCTCGTGTACACCTCCATAATGTGAACCTAAAGGAGGATTAAAGGCCCAGTCAACATTGCGTTGGAGCATGCATTTGCTGATCTGCGCAGTGTTCCATCCTTTAATGGCCGCCTTCAACTCCTTTTCACTACTAACCAAGTTTGAGCCATTGTCAGAACGCATTTTCCGTACTTGACCCCTCCGCGCAATGAATCTTCGCAAGGCATTCATGAAGGAGTCAGTATCCAGTGATTCCGCAATCTCTATATGCACAGCTCGGATTGTCATGCACGTGAAAATAACTCCATATCGTTTGGCCATTGTGCGTGATCGGCCCCTTTTGACTTCAAAAGGACCAAACAGGTCGCAAGACACCGATGTGAATGGTGGCTCATTTGCAACTAGTCTTTCGCTGGGCAAATCAGCCATTTTCTGTTCTCCAACTTTGGCACGTTGTTTCCGACATAAGACACACTTTGAAATAACTTGACGGATCGCTGAAGGAGCATTATTTAACCAGTATCTCTGGCGCAGTCTTGAAAGCATGTGATTTCTGCCTTCATGCATGACATCTCTATGGATCTGACGCAGAATTAGCATACCAACATGAGTTTTTTTAGGCAGAATGATCGGATGTTTCATTCCGTGAGGCAGCGCTGCTCTAGCAAGACGTCCTCAGACGCGCAGTAAATCATCAGCACTGTCTACTACAGGGTCTAACCTTCTGATTGAGCTACTCTCTACGTCTTCCACTGGCGATAGAGTCCAACTCCTCAGCAAAGGCTTTTCGCTGAACGAAATTTAGAATTGACCTTTCTGAACTCTCTAACTCCTGCACAGTCAATGGTTCCAAACCGAGCGGAGCTTTATCAGAGGAGCAATCTCCATTGCGAACCCTGTTCTGtaacattttcttaactctgAGAATCCACGCAACTGTTCGTTTTAGTTCATACCAGGATGAGAAATGGTGTATGAGCTTATTCACCGAATCATCACCATCAAAACTGTTGCTAGTAACACCTATTGACTAAACCATGACGGATACTGGGGATTTTCTCACTTCCGGGTCATCAGTTTCTAGGCGCAATGACAGAGGAGGCAACACAGGCCACCTCTCCTCAGAATCTCTCAGAAAGTCAGGACCTCGCAACCATCGCTTGTTTCGGACAAAACTTTCTCCACTCTGTCCTCGAGAGGCCTCGTCAGCAGGATTGAGACTGCCAGGCACGTGCCGCCACTGCTCAGCCTTGGAACCTTCCTGAATTACTTGTAGCCTGTTGGCGACAAAAGTTTGAAAGCGCGATGTTTCATTGACTACGTACTTTACGACAGTCATGCTGTCAGTCCAAAAGTATGATTGCTCAACACTGATCTCCAACTCTCGCCTCAACATAGTGTTCAAGCGCACAGCAACAGTGGCCGCAGTTAGCTCAAGCCTCACTATTGAGACCTGCTTGAGAGGTGCCACACGTGACTTAGACTGGAACAAGCAGCAATGTACAAGTCCTTCTGCATTCACCGCACGTAGGTAAGAGGCGACACCATAGCCCGTTTCTGAAGCATCACTAAAATGGTGTAAAGCGGCGGAGGCTATCTCTCCAAAACCCTGAGGTTTCACACAACGATCTGCGCTGAACCCTGACAGCTTGGGCAAATCTTGTAACCAATCTCTCCACTGACCAAGGTAAGGCTCTGGTACATTGTCATCCCAGCCAAGCTTCAGCTTACAGAGTtcctgcaaaatagcctttgctTTGAGTATGAATGGGGAAAGAAACCCCAATGGATCGTAGACTGAGTATACGGTTGATAAAATCCCACGACTTGTTGGAGGTTTTTCAGTAAGTTGAATTCTGAACCTAAAAGTGTCAGACTCCACGCACCATTGAACTCCCAAGGCACGTTCCACCGGCAGGCTGTTCTGTTTGATATCTAAGTCCTTGACACCTTTAGCCCAAAGCTCCTTAGGGATTGTAGCCATCACTTCCCTATCGTTCGAAATCCAAGCTGTCAGCTTGAACCCTCCTTTATCACAAATGGTACGCAGGTCGTCAGCTAAGGCAATGGCTTTCTCAGTTGATGCTACAGACTTAAGGCAATCGTCTACGTAGAAATTGGACTGTATTGTGCTGGCTGCTTCAGCAAATCCATCCTTATGGTCATCAACGGTTTTCCTCAGAGCATAATTGGAACAGCTTGGAGATGAAGCCGCACCAAATATATGCACCAACATTTGAATTTACCATGCACTTGACTTAAATAACTGTTTTTTATGCATATATCATTGTTTTCTCAAATTTCCAccccaaaaaaatcattttactgTATTCGCCGGTTAATTCATGtgttaactctttacatacgctagacccgcgtgcgtcatagcgtcaaagttctgaatacacagcgtcattattctgatatagtttcctgggagcgcgtcactgacgcgcgtcactgacgcggccgtatttcaggtagtgtttacataagtgatattatctccgttgctgttcatagtacagggctaaaattttggggagtaacttagaattaaattccgcataaactcatgtaatttattttgaattctaacgaaCAGTAACTGAGAACAAGgcctgcaaacttggagagaaaaaaatttctacaaatcGCCGTAAAATTTTCTACTTTCCATCATCCGGGTCTTCCACTGGCTCAAAGCCAGAGAAATCACTGTCGCTATCGTCCTCATCCgacacaaaatgtttataataaaaatctaagtcccagtcactatcatcacttcctacagaaacattgatatctgaatctgcaaaaccttcaaattctgatccggagctcgaatcaaataaatccatcataaataaacccagctggtcccgaacaatgcggcacgtcaataaaaaaaaaagattaaagaaacgtttaaaaatggCCGACGAGGTCAACTTCCTGGTTCCGGGAACCCCGCCAATACATTGTTATTATTCATGCCTCATTGTGGGAGCGGTCAGAGAAAAATCTCTAAGTCGTAGATTCGGCAGCAGTAGCAGCAGATTTACTGTAAATAAGGAAAAGCACAAATAAACACAAGTACAAATAATTGACAAAGAATGCAAATCACAAGATGATAACAAGATCTAAATCACAGGACAATCAGAAAGGGGACCAGAGACCAGTGACAATTATATAGTAAACACTTTCTTGTTTAGATATAAAAGGTGTAAAAGATATAAAGGGTACCAGAGAAGGTTATGCACAAGCCGGAGAAAATCTCGTGAACATAAAACAGAAAATCCaaatttaaatgaagtttgagaCCAGAGACAAGATAAGGACACAACGTCCCCTGGCCGGTTTTACAGTATCATACAGGACACAAATTCCCCAccacatgtaaacaaaaacatcacCTGACTAAACTATTAGATCAGGGAGACACAATTTAAATAACAAAGAAGGACAGTCCTTCAGGGCTCACCCCAGTTGACCTTTAAAGCAATATTACATAATACAACATGGTGTGGGCCTACACACAACTGAAAATGCTGGTGAGGACAACAGGCAAGAGAGGCACTGAATAAATCCTTCCTAACCAAACTAAATACAGTACAAAATATAATTCAAATGGCCTAAATAGCTTCTATTCATATTGTGCAAACTTACCAAGCGTTAGAGGGCTAAAAATGACTGCTCCTCACAGAAATAAAGACATAGTAAGAAAGATAAATCTAGAAAAGGACTTGAAATGTTGAACTAAAAACAGAATAGAAGGCAGAAAGGGGTCTTCCCAACCAAAAACAAGGACTAAAGTGACCTGGAATCCAGAGATGGGACAGAGAACCAGTTTAGGGTTCCATGTCCCTTACAAAGTGCTGAAGTGTGGGAAatttaaactgaaaatgtaaaatggcCATTACATACCGGCTCCCTAATTGTGTAGTGTTACACAATTACAATAATAGCAACAACATTTTAAGTTTGCACCAAACAAATATCGACCGGAGACCAGAGACCACTCAAACACCAGAGACCAGAGATCACTCAACATGAAATCTGTAGTTAAGGACAAGATACATACAAGTACATGATATTACAAACAGCAAGCTTGCTTAATACTAAAGTGATCTTTAGGAACCAACAACTCACTGAAACCTAGTGAGTGATACAATGTTAAAGAAACGATAATAAAGCAAAGGGACGAACTTGTCCAATTTTGGGA is a genomic window containing:
- the LOC135489536 gene encoding uncharacterized protein LOC135489536 translates to MLVHIFGAASSPSCSNYALRKTVDDHKDGFAEAASTIQSNFYVDDCLKSVASTEKAIALADDLRTICDKGGFKLTAWISNDREVMATIPKELWAKGVKDLDIKQNSLPVERALGVQWCVESDTFRFRIQLTEKPPTSRGILSTVYSVYDPLGFLSPFILKAKAILQELCKLKLGWDDNVPEPYLGQWRDWLQDLPKLSGFSADRCVKPQGFGEIASAALHHFSDASETGYGVASYLRAVNAEGLVHCCLFQSKSRVAPLKQVSIVRLELTAATVAVRLNTMLRRELEISVEQSYFWTDSMTVVKYVVNETSRFQTFVANRLQVIQEGSKAEQWRHVPGSLNPADEASRGQSGESFVRNKRWLRGPDFLRDSEERWPVLPPLSLRLETDDPEVRKSPVSVMV